The Pygocentrus nattereri isolate fPygNat1 chromosome 4, fPygNat1.pri, whole genome shotgun sequence genome includes a window with the following:
- the si:dkey-90m5.4 gene encoding leucine-rich alpha-2-glycoprotein: MGSWFLLVLVIIVSTSYQGAFSCPQRCTCHFSSKTTEVVCPDASLTHFPSESLPGNTTSLTIQYTNLKNISTHELRATPLLQELHLPGNGLSSLPAEMLKGLPHLHTIDLTGNQLRDLPPLVFYHAPLLNLVLKDNLLTSASADWLPSNSNLTWLDLSGNRLIKAPFALLQNLGLLETLHLSQNLLEELPADSFQSLPALERLHLDENKLQALDAKAFSCNTNLTHLFLQKNKLKSLPATIFHGLDRLQYLDLSENRLQFVAPGTLGLSISWVELSLNPWHCDSKMEYLWKMLNKKSVQSEPTCATPEMLKDRAIATLTRKELGLED, from the exons ATGGGTTCCTGGTTCCTCCTCGTGCTCGTCATAATAGTCTCCACCAGCTATCAAGGTGCCTTCTCATGTCCGCAACGGTGTACCTGCCACTTCAGCAGTAAAACCACTGAGGTGGTGTGTCCCGATGCCTCTCTGACTCATTTCCCAAGTGAAAGTCTCCCAGGTAACACCACCTCCTTGACCATCCAGTATACCAACTTGAAGAACATCAGCACCCATGAGCTGAGAGCCACACCCCTCCTGCAGGAGCTCCACCTACCAGGGAACGGACTGTCCAGTTTGCctgcagaaatgcttaaggGCCTGCCTCACCTCCACACCATAGACCTCACAG GTAACCAGCTACGGGACCTGCCCCCTCTGGTCTTCTATCATGCCCCACTGCTCAACCTGGTGCTTAAAGACAACCTGCTCACCAGTGCCAGTGCAGACTGGCTGCCCAGCAACAGCAACCTCACCTGGCTGGATCTGTCAGGAAACCGACTCATTAAAGCCCCCTTTGCTTTACTTCAGAACTTGGGCCTCCTGGAGACTCTGCACCTCTCTCAGAACCTCCTGGAGGAGCTCCCAGCTGACAGCTTTCAATCGCTGCCTGCTCTGGAGAGACTTCACCTGGACGAAAATAAACTCCAGGCTCTGGATGCCAAGGCCTTCAGCTGCAATACTAACCTAACCCACCTGTTCTTGCAGAAGAACAAGCTGAAGAGTCTCCCTGCTACCATCTTCCATGGGCTCGACCGTCTGCAGTACTTGGACCTGAGTGAGAACAGACTGCAGTTCGTGGCCCCAGGCACCCTTGGCCTCAGTATCAGCTGGGTGGAGCTGAGCCTGAACCCTTGGCATTGTGACAGTAAGATGGAGTACCTGTGGAAAATGCTAAACAAAAAATCGGTGCAGTCAGAGCCAACATGTGCCACGCCTGAGATGCTAAAGGACAGAGCCATCGCTACACTCACACGCAAAGAGCTGGGCCTGGAAGACTGA
- the slc10a4 gene encoding sodium/bile acid cotransporter 4, translated as MESSGAALVSAAFLNSTARARGTGARVEDPAPFWDSPLSHGISVFVAFTLGFTMLGLGCTAEVRELREHARRPVGVLLAALCQFVVMPLLAFALALAFSLDDGAAVAVLLCGCCPGGNLSNIMTLLVNGEMNLSVIMTISSTLLALVFTPFCLWLYSRAWISAPAVQLLPMGAITLTLCSTLVPIGLGLALRYRYPRVADKVLKVSLWLLFITLVMLFIMTGVMLGPELLATIPPSVYVVAVLMPLTGYAAGYGLAVLFALPPNSCRTVSLETGCQNVQLCTAILKLAFPPELMGGMYMFPLLYALFQSAEAGVFILGYRVYRREVLRKQDLDQEGDDDTNITYKTLKEEDGPFDMVYGSVTVSDPNTIALEFRGGLGSPTPV; from the exons ATGGAGAGCTCGGGCGCTGCGCTCGTGAGCGCTGCGTTCCTGAACTCCACGGCGCGGGCACGCGGCACCGGGGCGCGCGTGGAGGACCCCGCGCCTTTCTGGGACTCCCCGCTCAGTCACGGCATCAGTGTGTTCGTGGCCTTCACTCTGGGCTTCACCATGCTGGGGCTGGGCTGCACGGCGGAGGTGCGCGAGCTGCGCGAGCACGCGCGGCGGCCCGTGGGCGTGCTGCTGGCCGCGCTGTGTCAGTTCGTTGTCATGCCGCTTCTGGCCTTCGCGCTCGCGCTCGCCTTCTCTCTGGATGACGGAGCAGCTGTGGCGGTGCTGCTGTGCGGCTGCTGCCCGGGGGGCAACCTGTCCAACATCATGACCCTGCTGGTCAACGGAGAGATGAACCTCAG TGTGATCATGACCATCTCATCCACGCTGCTCGCGCTGGTCTTCACTCCGTTCTGCCTGTGGCTCTACAGTCGCGCGTGGATCAGCGCGCCCGCCGTGCAGCTGCTGCCTATGGGCGCCATCACGCTCACGCTCTGCAGCACGCTCGTGCCCATCGGACTCGGGCTCGCGCTCCGCTACAGATACCCGCGGGTCGCCGACAAAGTGCTTAAG GTGTCACTGTGGCTGCTGTTCATCACACTTGTGATGCTCTTCATCATGACTGGGGTCATGCTGGGTCCTGAGTTACTGGCCACTATCCCCCCATCCGTCTACGTGGTGGCTGTGTTGATGCCTCTGACAGGGTACGCGGCCGGCTATGGCCTGGCCGTGCTCTTCGCCCTGCCGCCCAATAGCTGCCGCACTGTTTCCCTGGAGACAGGCTGCCAGAACGTGCAGCTGTGCACAGCCATCCTGAAGCTGGCCTTTCCACCTGAACTGATGGGCGGCATGTACATGTTCCCGTTGCTCTATGCGCTCTTCCAGTCAGCTGAGGCTGGTGTTTTCATCCTGGGCTACAGAGTGTACCGGAGGGAGGTGCTGCGCAAACAGGACCTGGATCAGGAGGGTGACGACGACACCAACATTACCTACAAGacgctgaaggaggaggatgggcCCTTTGACATGGTGTATGGCTCTGTGACAGTCAGTGACCCCAACACCATTGCCCTGGAGTTTCGGGGAGGGCTGGGGAGTCCCACGCCCGTATAG
- the zar1 gene encoding zygote arrest protein 1 — MATYGDESLDSYLYSSYNPYSYRCPKPKAWRQKSYQTAYSDGESYLDSYHRAQLKSILSQINPNLTPRLRKANTRDVAVQVNPKADASVQCSLGPRTLIQARRSDGLRMRRTDGPPPGSPKSSSGGAGGVRFPRTQAVYSPIASRGLAAFLQEDEDQEKERGRTGEEEKDKDEEEEEVGESKESKSGKQAEDELSPEKSVEGSEQTGVVDGKSKRETPSGQEEPKAKSRVRFQFLEQKYGYYHCKDCNLRWESAYVWCVQGTNKVYFKQFCRTCQKSFNPYRVEDITCQSCKKARCTCPGTARHVDPKRPHRQDLCGRCKGKRLSCDSTFSFKYII, encoded by the exons ATGGCTACGTACGGAGATGAGTCCCTTGACAGCTACCTGTACTCCTCGTATAACCCTTACTCCTACAGATGCCCCAAGCCCAAGGCGTGGAGGCAGAAGAGCTATCAGACCGCGTACAGCGACGGTGAGAGCTACTTGGACAGCTACCACCGCGCGCAGCTCAAGTCCATCCTGTCTCAGATCAACCCCAACCTGACACCCCGCCTGAGGAAGGCCAACACCCGGGACGTCGCTGTCCAGGTGAACCCGAAGGCGGACGCCTCGGTCCAGTGCTCGCTTGGGCCGCGCACGCTGATTCAGGCGCGGAGGAGCGACGGGCTGCGCATGCGCAGGACTGACGGGCCGCCACCTGGCAGTCCTAAAAGCAGCAGTGGTGGCGCAGGTGGGGTTCGATTCCCGCGCACTCAGGCAGTGTACTCCCCCATCGCCAGCAGGGGGCTGGCAGCCTTCCTCCAGGAGGACGAAGACCAGGAGAAGGAGCGTGGGAGGAccggagaggaggagaaagataaggatgaggaggaggaggaggttggagagagcaaagaaagtaaaagtggcAAACAAGCCGAAGACGAGCTTAGTCCCGAGAAAAGCGTGGAAGGAAGTGAGCAGACTGGAGTTGTGGATGGAAAAAGTAAGCGTGAGACTCCAAGTGGACAGGAGGAGCCCAAGGCCAAAAGTAGAGTGAGGTTTCAG TTTCTAGAACAGAAGTACGGCTACTACCACTGCAAAGACTGCAACCTGCGCTGGGAGAGTGCTTACGTTTGGTGTGTTCAGGGCACAAATAAG GTTTACTTCAAGCAATTTTGCAGAACATGTCAGAAGTCGTTCAACCCGTACCGTGTAGAGGACATAACCTGCCAG AGCTGCAAGAAGGCACGCTGCACTTGTCCAGGAACAGCACGCCACGTTGACCCTAAACGACCTCACCGACAGGACCTGTGTGGCCGATGCAAAGGCAAGCGGCTCTCCTGTGACAGCACTTTCAGTTTCAAGTACATTATATAA